The Anopheles merus strain MAF chromosome 2L, AmerM5.1, whole genome shotgun sequence genome has a segment encoding these proteins:
- the LOC121591448 gene encoding signal recognition particle receptor subunit beta, translating into MDKADRKSSARAPIKLGELNYTPVLIALAVVLLTIVVLFLWKRKKTVRSAVLFTGLCDSGKTYLFAHLCLGGARETFTSIKENVGNFKTERGRVLKMVDVPGNERLRGKFFDEYKNIAKAIVYMIDSVTVQKDIRDVADFLYTILVDKATSKVPVVVLCNKQDETLAKTETAIKSMLEKEINIVRQTRRSQLQSVDNSSSSDTFLGKSASVDFEFEQLGQRVRFVPCSAMEEQFAGLTKFLDTL; encoded by the exons ATGGACAAAGCTGACAGGAAATCATCGGCCCGTGCCCCGATTAAGCTGGGCGAGCTAAACTACACACCGGTGCTGATCGCCCTAGCGGTAGTACTTCTCACAATCG TGGTTCTGTTCCTATGGAAACGCAAGAAGACCGTACGTTCTGCGGTGCTGTTTACCGGGCTGTGCGATTCGGGCAAAACGTACCTGTTTGCTCACCTGTGCCTCGGCGGTGCACGCGAAACGTTCACATCGATCAAAGAGAACGTCGGAAACTTCAAGACGGAGAGGGGCCGCGTGCTGAAGATGGTCGATGTGCCCGGGAACGAGCGGCTGCGGGGCAAGTTCTTTGACGAGTACAAAAACATTGCCAAAGCGATCGTGTACATGATCGACAGTGTGACAGTACAGAAAGACATCCGGGATGTGGCCGA CTTCTTGTACACCATTCTAGTGGACAAAGCCACGTCCAAGGTTCCGGTGGTTGTGCTGTGCAACAAGCAGGACGAAACGCTCGCCAAAACAGAAACTGCCATCAAAAGCATGCTGGAAAAGGAAAT CAATATCGTCCGGCAGACCCGAAGAAGTCAACTGCAATCCGTCGACAACAGCTCGTCCTCGGACACGTTCCTCGGCAAGTCGGCCAGCGTAGACTTTGAGTTCGAGCAGCTCGGACAGCGGGTACGCTTTGTGCCGTGCTCTGCGATGGAGGAACAGTTTGCCGGACTGACCAAATTCCTCGATACACTGTGA
- the LOC121591445 gene encoding vacuolar fusion protein CCZ1 homolog, giving the protein MTNPVLTAELALKSFYIFNSAFGPKEGEEEKKVLFYHPQDTDIDTKIKDVGLSEAIIKFSNTFTKDDSVQTMHTQKTCQFYYQPEPGYWMIMTLSVPFDRKTRDSGDYNEYHGDTIHDTIYQSVLRQAYRMFRMFHGTFQDNLRPNEELDAQANLIGRLEAFYQSYILHLQMKRCDVVDAFGSVQYLPLNQLLFLRVQNFINMIEATFAPIKHCIFLYSDQVVWSGINPTDLYTLYEYFHSPMFDQLAQSKQTRPAYVTEQGKCKRYTLMVCRKVQNISLCLLLDDGAVENEQSLYLELNAVVNPQLTAISSDISQHLQSGGESSYSFGCAGGSSSSSSSSRDDSAPKFIFFNELNLQHRGTVRLGQAQYHSVTGSGLPNDVMNLIVDLLDDVRSNRSSVMDETIVKTHDDYWIVKRSCNTRHVFIILNKSSTLIDVTEETKKILDQHVKGIFF; this is encoded by the exons ATGACTAATCCCGTTCTAACGGCGGAACTGGCTCTTAAGagcttttacatttttaattcaGCTTTCGGACCCAAAGAGGGCGAG GAGGAGAAGAAGGTGCTCTTCTACCATCCACAGGATACGGATATCGATACGAAAATAAAGGACGTTGGTTTGAGCGAAGCCATCATAAAGTTCAGCAA CACCTTCACCAAAGATGACAGCGTGCAGACGATGCACACGCAGAAGACGTGCCAGTTCTACTACCAGCCCGAACCCGGCTACTGGATGATCATGACGCTGAGCGTACCGTTCGATCGGAAAACGCGCGACTCGGGCGACTACAACGAGTACCATGGCGACACGATACACGACACCATCTACCAGTCCGTGCTACGACAGGCCTATCGCATGTTTCGCATGTTTCACGGCACCTTCCAGGACAACCTGCGGCCGAACGAGGAGCTGGACGCGCAGGCGAACCTGATCGGCCGGCTGGAAGCGTTCTACCAGAGCTACATACTGCACCTGCAGATGAAACGGTGTGACGTGGTGGATGCGTTCGGCAGCGTACAGTACCTGCCACTGAACCAGCTGCTCTTTCTGCGGGTGCAGAACTTTATCAACATGATCGAGGCCACGTTCGCGCCGATCAAGCACTGCATCTTTCTGTACAGCGACCAGGTCGTGTGGAGCGGCATCAACCCGACCGATCTGTACACGCTATACGAGTACTTTCACAGCCCGATGTTCGACCAGCTGGCACAGTCGAAGCAGACGCGCCCCGCCTACGTGACCGAGCAGGGGAAATGCAAGCGCTACACGCTGATGGTGTGCCGAAAGGTGCAGAACATTTCCCTCTGTCTGCTGCTCGACGACGGTGCGGTCGAGAACGAGCAGTCGCTGTACCTGGAGCTGAATGCGGTGGTGAATCCGCAGCTGACGGCCATTTCGTCCGACATTAGCCAGCATCTGCAGAGCGGCGGTGAGTCGAGCTACAGCTTCGGCTGTgcgggcggcagcagcagtagcagcagcagtagcagggACGATTCGGCACCGAAGTTTATCTTCTTCAACGAGCTGAACCTCCAGCACCGGGGCACGGTACGGTTGGGCCAGGCGCAGTACCATTCCGTCACCGGCAGTGGGCTTCCGAACGATGTGATGAACCTGATCGTCGACCTGCTGGACGACGTGCGCAGCAACCGGTCGAGCGTGATGGACGAGACGATCGTGAAGACGCACGACGACTACTGGATCGTGAAGCGCAGCTGCAACACGCGGCACGTCTTCATCATCCTCAACAAAAGCTCCACGCTGATCGACGTGACGGAGGAGACGAAGAAGATACTGGACCAGCATGTAAAGGGTATCTTTTTCTAG